ATTCCTGTAGAGTCCGTCCGCATTGGGTCAGGACTCTGATCAATGAAAATAACAGCAGCAGCATGACCGGGATCAGCAGAGCATTGGACAAGATGTAAAATACATGGGTGATCTGATTCATAGTATTAAAACTTTTGGATGTGTTGAGTGAAAAAAACTAGGATGACTTATCCTCTGACGGAACTTGAAACTGACGCGACTGCTGGTTGCGTTCCAGCAGGAAGCCAGCTGCGACTAAAGCCATGGTAATCAGTACCGCCAGTCCGGATTCCTGAATTAACTGCCGGAACGTTTGAGTCGTCTGGACGGCAGGCAGGGATTGGCCGAGAGTGGTGAGTAATCCAGCGAGAATGCAAGTAGTCAGACAGCAGTCAAGGTGAAAGCGTAATACGAAGATCTGTTTCAACCAGGCTCCCAACAAGCAGAGCAGAGACATGCTCAATGCCAGAAAGACGCCAACGCCGATACCTGCCAGTTCAGGCCGGGCACCTGCTTGAGAGGACAGCCATTGCAGTTCCAGCAGGAGTGCAAAGACGATTACAGCAGGTGATGGAATACAGCTGAGAAACCCCAGGGCTGTTCGCCAGCGCTCGGGGCAGGAACTGGAAACGGAGTGAAGAGCGGCCACCAGGCAGCTTGCTGTCAGGAATAGCTGTCCCCCACAGAGCAGGAGCAGCGAATCACGGGACAGCAGGGCTGATTTAATATCGAAGAGTGTTCTGGAATCAGCAATCGGATTCAGCAGAAAGCCTGTGAGTCCCATCAGCCCCACAGCAAATGGTACCAGGTACCACTGACGCGAGACGACCAGACCTGCAGACTGGCTGCCCCAGGCGACGATATACAGCACAAGCAGCAGGGCCATCTCGGAACTGTTTCCCGCAGACGGCACGATATGGTTCAGGTAATCCATGTAGAATCTCACTTCAAGTACTGTTTGTATCTGACGGGTGAGAATCGAATATAATCACGCTTAAGTGCAAATGCAATACTATTGCAATAAAGGGGTGTGTGTATTAAAATGATGTTAAGAGCTGACAGTGATTCGAATGGCTCAGGGTTCTGTGTGAGATCCTCCCAGGCAGGTGATGCTCCAGACGTCTGCAGACTCAGGACTGGGGGAGGAGAATTGGGTTGCAGCCTGGGTAAGAGTGATGCCCCCTGGTCTAGTGGAAAAAGGCTGCTGACAGTAATCGAAACCAGGAATGAAATCTGTTGAGAGGGATGAAACTCCGATTGCCTTACAGGGCTTCGGGCGACTCGCTTACCTTTCGTCTTAATCGCATTGTTTCAGGGTAGTCGTACGTCAGTAACAAAGCTCCATCAGCGGCATGCTTCTCGAACAAATTAGCGATCAGATGGTCTTCACCGGGCCACGGGTAGGAAAAAACAAGATCAAAATCTTCGAGACGGCATTGGAGCTCATCGTATCCATCTTCCGCATCTGTGATGAGCCAGGAATATTCAGAGTTGTTTTCGACATACGCTTCTTCGGTAATTAATTCCGCGCCCGAGGGAATGAAACTACCTAAAGCGAACTCTACAGGCAAACCAAAATCATCTGCCAGCCTGCGAGCTGCGTCAACCAGATCCTGGTCAACTTCAATGCCACAGGATGTATACTCTAGCATTGAGGCAAGAGATGCCACGACTCCGAAACCGCTACCCCATTCGCACATCATATCGCCAGGGGCAAGATTCTCATCGGTGATGGCTTGCAGAGCGTGATAAACGGTTTTGAAATCACTGGGAATAAAGCTGCTGGTGCGACGTGGATTATTCTCAAGAAACTGAGTGACTCTCAAATCAGCTTCACGAAGAAAGCGATCAATCTCATGGGGCAAGATCGAGCCGTGATTTGAAATTTCAATTTCCACTAAAGGCACAATAAATAATCCTACAGGGAATTCGACTCAGTGAGTTAATCTGGAGTGGCTTTCATTCTGTATGAATTTGGTCTCCTGATAAGACTCTGGGGAGACCAACCCACTACTGAGACGAATAGTAGTTGAGGGGAAGTTGTGAGGTCAACTGGCAGAGACCGTGTTTGTTCTGGGATCCAGGATTAAAGCGATGTGTCTGAACAGATAATTCAGAAGTGTTATTGATGGCGACGTTAAGATACGCGCTCTGATGCTATGAAAGTGGCGGTACAGACTCACGGCATATCCGAAATGGGTCGACTAGCCGGCCCCCGCAGACTGTTCGTTATCAACGCGTTTCGCCTGTTTGTGCCCTTCATCAGATTGTCCGAGTTTCCAATAGCTCGACAAGTATAAGTGACTGTCAGGAAGCTTGTGTTCTTCCTTAAAGAAATGCCTGAGTTTCCGCATGCTGTTGAATTCGCAGGCGGACCAGACGGCTGGTTGGCCTGCCTGCCAGGGTAAGGCTTTGATCTTCGAAATCAGAAAACCACCCTCAGGATCCGGCTGGGGGTTGATTTCCCAGTGGAATTTCAGACCAGCGGGTGCTTTCAGAGTCTGGATCTCTGTTTCGCTGGGAATCTCGATGACTACATGTCCGGTGGCATCGTCAGGTAACTGCTCCAGGTTGACGCTGATCGCCGGTAATGCGGCCATGTCACCGACCAGCAGAAACCAGTCAGCGTCATGGTTGATCAATTTTTTCGGACCGGGATCGCCGACCTGAATCCGGTCTCCCGGTTGCGCCTGTTTCGCCCAGGATGACGCGGGCCCCAGGGGATCATGTAGTACAAAGTCGAGGTCAATTTCCATCGGACGCTGTTGTCTGATGGTATAGGATCGTTTCTGTGGGGGCTGGTCATCCGCTTGCGGAAACATCAGTTTCACGTATGCACTTTCCTGATTGCTGGGATAACCAGCCAAGGCGGTGCCGCCCAAAGTGATTCGCAACATATGCTCGGTGATTCTGGTTGTGCGAATGACTTCTAATTCTCTGACGGGTCGATTAGCCATGGGATTATCTCTCGTTATCTGGAAATGCTCAACGATGCAGATTCAATCATAGCGCATGCAGTCTCGGGATACAAAATGAGGACATGCAGATAAAGGTTGCGGTCACTGGGGGCGTTTTTAAGCAGCCCGGAGCG
This sequence is a window from Gimesia sp.. Protein-coding genes within it:
- a CDS encoding siderophore-interacting protein — its product is MANRPVRELEVIRTTRITEHMLRITLGGTALAGYPSNQESAYVKLMFPQADDQPPQKRSYTIRQQRPMEIDLDFVLHDPLGPASSWAKQAQPGDRIQVGDPGPKKLINHDADWFLLVGDMAALPAISVNLEQLPDDATGHVVIEIPSETEIQTLKAPAGLKFHWEINPQPDPEGGFLISKIKALPWQAGQPAVWSACEFNSMRKLRHFFKEEHKLPDSHLYLSSYWKLGQSDEGHKQAKRVDNEQSAGAG